Part of the Pseudoalteromonas sp. Scap06 genome is shown below.
TACCAAAAGAATTTTTAATAATAATTCCTTTGTCAGTAATTGAGGCTACAGGAAAAGTTTGGCTTGAACACCAATCTATTTTCGCTTGAATAGTTTTAGTTGAATCAGGGATGTTTACTGTTTGCGTAACTCCTCTTTTTATAGTGGCAACTTCTACGTCATCCGCAAACAACTTATAGTCTCTTGCCATATCTACAAATTGTTTTGGTCTAAAAACTTGAATATTCATCTAAACTCCATTTAGGTATTTAACACCCCATTAGAGGCAATAAAATAATTGGCAAAATTAGCGACGCAGGAACAAAAGCCAACTGTTTTATCCTGCTTAATGTGTTTGTTGTCTAAATAAAGCTATTAGCAAGTAACCCTACGCCAAGCCCTAAACCAAATACAGATAAGTTGCGTAATATATATACTTTTTTAGAGATATCATAAATAGTTTTACCTTTTGTTAATGACTCAACTATATAGTCTTGAGCAATTAAAGAGTTAAGAATTGAAAAACAAAAACAACCTAAAGGAATATAAACCTTGGAGCCAAAGGTAAGTACTTTTAATTGAATAAGTATAACAATAGCACCTATTATTGCTGATGATAGCCATGCATACTGTTTTAACAACTCAAAATGTAGCTCTGTTGTAATAGTTTCATTTTGGATTTTATTTTTTTCTACACTTCGAGATTTCTCTGTACTATCTTCATTATTTTTGACTTGAACTGATTTTTCCATAATTAGAATAAAACTCCATATTTTGATAAAAACCTAAAGCCCGCATAAAGGGCTGATAATTGTTGGCTAAAGTGTATGTAGCGAAGCTGAGTCAGCTGTTAGCAGCCCGCGCTTAAAGCGCCTGTTATGTGCAGTTATTGACTGTTGCTAAACCTAAATCTATATTTGCAACAATATAGCCATACTCTTTCTTAGTTAACTTTTTAGCCTGATATCGTTGCTTAGCTAATTCGTGACTCCAAGCCTTTTCACATGGAGCTAAGGGAATAGCTGTATCAATCATTAAAAGGTGTTCTTCCTGGATCACACCGCCTTTTTTAACAATGCTTTTAGCGCAAAGGCTTAAAGTATATTCAACAGCAAATTTATCAACACTTGGCATACCTATAAATTCTACATCACAACCAAGTTTCTCATTACCTTTAGCATCAATATAATAAAGTTGGCCTGACCTAGTACAACCAGTTATAAATAAGATGATAACGAGTAATAAAATATGTCTGCTATTCACTTTGCCTCCTTGTACACACAAACCCACATATAGGGCACAAAAACGTAACAGCAATTTGGTTAAATTATGCAGAGCACCAAACTCAATCCCCGTGTAGTTTTGATATCCTAGCAAGTTTGCGAGCACCTTGATGTACTTGTTATTTGCCAGACCTTGAATAGATTGATAGCAAAGGAAACTTACTTTCTCCAAAGTTGATAGTTAACGATAGTGTCTCATCTGCTTTGAATGATTGTAAAAACTCCAATGGTGCAATTCGTTGCCCATCTGCAACGATAGCCATTAGGTGTTTACTAGTTAGACTTCGTCGACCTGATGCCATATTAGTCAAAGTTACTACCGCCCAACGCTCACCAGAATCGTTACTCATTAATACAAAATTATTTACACTAAAATCACTCTGCTCTGGCTGAATGTTTGATTCGTTTGGAAAGGCCAAATCAAAACTATTAGGTACAACTCTATCAATGGAAAGTACCTCTTCACCCGAATGGGCACAAAATGTACAAACCAGCAATATCCAAGACATCATTCTCAACATAAGTTCTCTCCTAATGGCATAGACATAATGACTCCCACACGGTGTTAGCCTCCGCTTTTCGTGGGTTAGCTTAATTCAAAGCCAGAGCCATAATTAGTTTGTCAATTAACTAAACAGCAGAGGCTAACATGAACAAACATAGCATACTTTTTATTGGTCTTGATACACATAAAGAATCAATGAAGTCGCCTATATTGAAGAACATAGAGGGGCTCAACCTGTTCACCTTGGTCGATTCTCTTCTTCCAAAGTGGCCGTTCAAAAGCTTGTTCGTCAGTTTGAATCTAAATACTCTGATGCAACGCTTCACTTTGTTTATGAAGCCGGCCCTTGTGGTTATTGGATTTATCGATTGATTACCAGCCTCGGCCATTGCTGTTATGTGGTTGCCCCGTCTCTTATTCCTAAAAAACTAGGCGAGAAGATTAAAACCGATAAACGTGATGCCCTTAAGCTCGCTAAATTACTTAAATCTGAAGATTTAACACCTATTTATGTTCCCGAGCCTGAAGATGAAGCTGTACGTGATTTATCTCGCGCACGCGAAGTAGCCATGAAAGATTTAAAAGATGCTAAATATCAATTAAAAGCACTGCTGCTTCGTAATAATATTAATTACAAAGGCACTGCAAATTGGTCACAAAAACATTTACGTTGGCTCACTGAGCTTGTGCTTCCACACCCAGCACAGCACATCGTTTTACAAGAGTTTTTACAAACAATTACCGAGCGAGTAAGCCGACTTGAACGATGAGATAATGAACTTACACATCACGTCCATCAATGGCGTTATTATCTCGTTGTTAAAGCAATACAAGCTATGCGTGGTGTTCGTTTGTTGGTCGCCACCGGCGTTGTGGCTGAGCTCGGCGATTTATCGCGATTCGACCATCCCCGCAAATTAATGAGTTACCTCGGTCTTGTACCTAGTGAACACTCGAGTGGTGGCAAACGCCATATTGGCGCCATCACAAAATGCGGAAATGGCCGAGCAAGACGCCTTCTTGTGGAAGGTGCACATACTTATCGCTATGCAGCAAATATATCCACAGATATGCAAAAACGACAAGAAGGTTTACCAAAGGACATTATTGATATTGCGTGGAAAGCACAGCTTAGGCTCTGCAAGCGATATAAAAAAATGATAGCCAAAGGGAAACACTACAATCTGGTTGTTACCGCCATTGCCCGAGAAATGATTGCGTACATATGGGCTATTGCAAAAGAAGTGGTGCTTACGCCAGTGAATGCAAAACTTAGATTGGCAAGAGTACCCGCATGATAAACGAATTAGAGTTAATGCATGGGATCAAGCATCGGGTGTGGCACAACCACCGACGGCGTTAGGATGGCAATGCAGCTAACGCTGCATTGAACCACGAACATAGACTGAAGACAGGTGCCATCGGTGACCGCCACAGGACGCACTAAGTAAGGTCTGCTCTGTTACTAGAAATAGTAAAAACCAACGAATATCAGCAAGATAACCGACGACATTACTTGCTTCATCCTATGTATTAACTCGCTCTAATTCGAGCTAAAGTAATTATGGCTTAAAAAGTTAGGCAAGGATCAGTGTGCTTAACTTGACAGTGGGAGTCATACCAACGCCCATTTAAGGGGCTGATAATAGTTTGCTAAAATTGTGTAGCGAAGCGGAACCGAGCAAACTGTTAGCAGCATAGTCCTGCTTTAAATTCTTGTTATATTACGGACTCACTTTTTTGCTAAAATAAAAACCGAATCATTAGGCTCAAACTCTTCATATTCAATTTCTTCAAGTATTGTAAATCTATCTCTGATTAATGACAGTAAGCGATCTTTATTGTGATATATTGCTTTCATGTCCCCGTCTTCGAAAACCGTATCTCCAATCCAAAAAGAATGAGCAATAACCCCATTTTCATTAAGCAATTCAAATTGATTTTTTAGAGATTTTTCAATTAAATCTAATTCAAAATGTTGATAAACTTTACATGAATAAATACCATCATATTTTTTATCTGATTTTAAACTAACAGCATCTAAAATTATAAACTCTCCCTCGGAAAACCGAGCTTTGGCTTTTTCAATAAACTCTTTTGAATAATCACTTCCTGTGACTCGATACGTATTTGATAACCACTCAAAGTCATTCCCTGGACCCATACCAACCTCAAGAAGACTAGAACCTTCTTTCAAATGATTTAACAGTTCGTTTTGAAATTTAGAATTATCATAGCCATCACACATTCTAATATAATCTTCAACACCATCTTTCGTCTCATATGTTTTCATTTGGGATACTCATAAAGGTCTATTTTGAACTCAATAATTCATATAAACATTGAGTAATATAACGCCTTGCTCACCGGAAAATTGGGAGCGTAGCGAGTAATTTTTCCGAGTGCAGCAAATTGTTAGGCAATATCCCGACTTACATTTTATATTTGAGCAGAATACGTAATACATATTTATGAACAAGTAGCCTCAAGAGATAGCCTTGACTTCTCTGAAATTAAGTATTGTATAGTGCCATGCACAGAGATAACCCTAGGAAATTTCTTGCAATCCGTCCAAAGATAATTATCAGCAGACCAAATCCACTCCGTGAACGGTGATACGACACAACTGTTAACATTCTTAGCCCATGAGAAATCATAATTATTGCCGACTTTGTTTTCCAATACAAAATCTTTAAGAGAGTCGGCTTGCCCAAGCTTTTCTTTTAAATCCTTTGTTCGTTTCTCGATTGTCTTGGGATTCCCGATATCAAAATTCAACGGCCTTTCTGAGGCCTTACACTCAAACAAATATAGGTTATCTTGAATTCTAACAGCTACATCTATTTCACGCTTACTTTCTCCGGATACAATAACAAATGATTTTTTTATTACATCAAAATCATTTTCTTCTAAAACATCAGATAAAGTGGCTTCAAACTCATGGCCCTTAATTGATTTAGGGTCGTAATGCCGGAGACCATAAAACATATTTTGAAATAGAAAGTGCCAAGATGATGAGTCACACAAATACCCCTCATCTAGAGCAATCAATACGTACTGCGGGCCTCTCGACCAAATACCTATATCCCTTTGCTTTTCCTCACTTAAGATGACGTGGTCAAAAATGGAATCTATTTGATATTCCAGTTCAGACTCTTTAATGTAATAATTATTTTTCAGGCTATCATAATATTTTAAAATTTCATCTTTATCTCTTCTAAAGAATGATTTACTGTGCAATACCCTATTAAATTTAGAATGATAACTAAGCCCTATAGACTTATTAATAGCTTTTCTTCTAGGATCATTTGACATGATATAATTTGAAAGAAAGCCAGCAAATTGAAGAAGCTCAAGAAGCCCGAAACCAAATTTTTTCATGAACTTTTTCGATAAGTATGAATGTGAATTATAGAAGTCATTAGAATTAATAAACCAGGGTATATAGTTTGGGGAAAACTCATCTGGCAGGTCAGTAAGGCCCAAAATTTTGGCGGTGTAATGTGACGCATTAATATATGGAATCAAAATAATTTCATGCGCGCGACTTACATCCTTTAAATTTGAAGCTGTATAAGTCCCAACATTACTAGCAATACCTAACTGAATATTATCTTCTTCGTTTCTTCTGTCGAAATCTAAAATTAAAGACTCCTGCTCTATTGTCCTTTCCTCTGTTACATCACCCAAATCAGAAATCGACAGTGCAATACCTTTTCCTAGAGATCGCATCTTAGCTGAAACATACCAATACTGGTAAGAAATTCCTTCTATATAATAAACATCAAGAACATCATCAACTTTAAAGTCAGTTAAAACCCACTGAGGACTTCTCTTCAATTCTTTTTCATAAAAAGAAACAATTTTTCTTTCAAAATTCTTGGTGTAAGATTTCTTTAGGAGCCCCCCTAAAATCAAGCCAAAATCAGCATTAGAAGACAAGGAGAAATCATTGTTACACGATAGTTTTCCATATTTTTTAATCGCTTGCTCTGCTTGTTGCCTAACATTTACAGTTACAGATTCACTTGTATTTGCACCCAAATCTTCAGCCAAGCATGGAGCTATTCGCCTGTAAAGATGAAGCCAGAAGAATACGGAATGCCTCTTTATTACTCGCCCCATTTCTTCTTCTAGTACACACAAAATATTTTGCAGCACTTCATACTGTTGATAATGATCCTTGCCAATAATTAGGTATTTGTATTTACAGATCGCATCACGCCTAAAAGATTGAGAATCTAAAACGTATTTTTGGTATATCTCATCTCTGTAGATGTCATGGATCTCTGAAAATACCAATTGGTAATACTCGGGAAGAGCTAACACTTTAGTGGCTTTGCCTGCATTAGAGCTTCTTGATCCACTTTTTATTTTATTAACACGTTTTTTTCGATTTAAAGATCTTCTATTTTTTTTCACTTATAGACACTCTAATAAGTTCATGCAGGAACGCCTAACGCCCGCATAAGGGGCTAAATAATAGTTGGCTATAATTTAGCGAGGAACGAGCGACAAGCCAACTATTATGTGTCCCATTACTTAATGCGCTTGTTATATAGCATTGTACTCATGATTAAGTAACCCTAACTTTAAATCGTTGCACCAATTGCCACCTAATTTAAAGTTATCTCGAATTGTACCTTCATGAGTAAAGCCCAAAGCTTTTAGTAAATTAAATGACGGGGAATTACCTTCAGTGACAGTTGCGATCACTTTATGGAAGTTACATTGATTAAATGCATATTCAATAACGGCTTTAGTTGACTCTTTGCCATACCCTTTGCCTTGAAATTTTG
Proteins encoded:
- a CDS encoding trans-aconitate 2-methyltransferase; this encodes MKTYETKDGVEDYIRMCDGYDNSKFQNELLNHLKEGSSLLEVGMGPGNDFEWLSNTYRVTGSDYSKEFIEKAKARFSEGEFIILDAVSLKSDKKYDGIYSCKVYQHFELDLIEKSLKNQFELLNENGVIAHSFWIGDTVFEDGDMKAIYHNKDRLLSLIRDRFTILEEIEYEEFEPNDSVFILAKK